The Ictalurus punctatus breed USDA103 chromosome 6, Coco_2.0, whole genome shotgun sequence DNA segment cTTAATAAACTAAATTGATACATCTTCttgtaaatgtgtttgttttgattgaAGAAAACGATGGCGTTAACGCAGGTGTCGTCCAATAAGTGCTGCGGTGGATACCAGAAAGTGTTTGAGCATGACaggtaacaatttctttttctGGATTGATTTTACTTCATCTTTCTCTTATAGGCTATGTAAAGAATTTACCAGAGTCCCCCCCCCTACTTTTCTATAGTGTGCCTGATAAACTAATTAATTGAATTCAGGTATGTTAAGtaaagaccaaaacaaaactTGAAGGTTAGTGCTCAATAACGGTCTACAGTAGTACATAaatatgtgatttgagacacaacactaatttgttttgcagaggtaaactatatggccaaaactttgtggacaactgaccatcacacccatatgtggctGTTCTCCATACTGTTGCCAGAAAGTTTGAAGCACAGCgaagtatgtgtttgtgtgctgtagcattactgtacaattttccttcacttGAACTAAGGATTGAGATCTACTTGAATGAGATTGATCTAATTTTCCGCGTGAGGATGTGCGCATGTTTCTGCGCACTTCTGACCATGTATATGCAAGAATACCTTAGTGGTAGAAAAGTGTAATGTATgcagtagggatgtcacgagaaccgatacttcggtaccaacattcttaaaacgtgacgatacttgtttttctggagtAGGGTTGGTACCGGTTCTAATGGAGGTactgaggttgcaattcttccagaCCTGAatggggcagcaaatacgcacaagtgttttagtcggtccacgagtggtgaagaacaacaacaaccacacgCACGCTGGAagaactacagaagtttagcgcCACTGCAACTAGTCGAGAGGAAATGTGCTATGGAATATGGAAATGcacctccactgtagcctccactcattgtcagataactaaaatcaatctctctctctcgctcgctctctctctccccctctccctctctccctctctctctccccctctccctctctctctctctctctccccctctccctctccctccccctccctctcggccagtatcagccagaggaggatgtcctccaggagagtttttaatttaattttttaaatgttatttttataaCACACCGTGGTattgagtatcgtgtacttttgctggtatcggtaccgactactagatttttggtatcgccACATcccagttccatatcactttgCAGAACGTTAGCCTACTGTCCACTACAGCACACAGAGCTAACAACAGACAAAACGACAGACAATTAAGATTTCCCagaaatatgtaaggaataattgacagGGCTGttaaattattagaaaaatagtGCACACCTAAGATGGTAATGCGGCAACGAGGCAAAACagaggcttgagccattgataaGCAGTTatttgagtgagagagagagagagagagagagaaacaatcaAGAAGAGCGCACGAGAAGGCACGTGTGATTGCAGTAACGAGACAAAAGCCGGTGAACGAGTAtcaatatgtatttatttatacgtTGTATTTTCTGtgataataaaaacagaaaaaccctgtgaacaagtaggcctatcaatatttgtttatttatttgttctatttgtatttttatatattggtacgaaatgaaaaaaatgaacacacactctctttctctctctctctctctctctctctctctctctctctctctctctctctctctctccagtaacTGCATTTCAGTGGCTCGAGCCTCTCATTACTAGCTCTAGAGGCTTGAGTTGGGATGCGTAATAAATTAATTACACACGAGCGTTTTAcggacaaaaacctgacaaatgccttgaaataaaacatctaaaCAATGCCTTTAGGTGCAgtaactgtggtataagcggaataattGACCCGAGTTGTAACAGCCTCAGCTTTTCCTCATGTTACCACTTCGGGGTGTGCATTATCTTCCAATAATTCAACGGACTGGAGTCAATAGAGTAGCAGTCGTAGAGTAGGAGCTTTTTCTTATGCAACATTTGGGCCATGACACTCTTTTTAATGGTGTATGTACATACTTTGGTACTTGATGCCTTCAACTCCTTCACCAGTTCCTTTGTTTGGGGTTGACTTGAACCTTTTGGACAAAGTTTGGTTATCCTTGGGAGTTATTTTGTGCCCTCTTCCTGAACAATGCAATGTCTGTTTTGTCtcagatttttatatttgtatttataaatagCTACTAGCTACATCACAAGCTCCATTAATATCTGGTGTGGTGGGCACTCTAGTGCACTATGGCTGATGACGTGGATCCACgtggatgctacacattagtggtggttgaggagacccccagTGCACCccatgtaaagcgctttgagtgtctagagaTGCGCTCTATGTAAATATAACTGTAAAGCGTTTTGGAGGTCCGCAACTTTTTCTTGGTTTAGTTTTCTTGGCTTAGTTGCTTGGCTTTTCTCATGGTATCAAGGGCAAAAAGGCACTAGGTAAAATACCTTGTAATTATAAAATGTCATGTTGCTTTGTGGGATTGATGAAAGATTAAAGAATATGATGCCATTTTAAAAGTCAGACCAATATAACCTGACTAGGCTGCAAATTTTGTCATGTCAGTAGACTCATAACCTGATATTGAGACATAGCCAGGGACTGACTGTTGTTTGATTTAGAAAACTAAACACAATCTAATCATTTGTGCTTTACCATGTTCATTGtttttcgttgttgttgttttttttagctctgAATTAAAGTGCAAGATGAAATTTGCCATCTACCTTCCTCCTAAGGCTGAAAGTGGAAAATGCCCTGTGCTGTATTGGCTCTCCGGTATTTTGAAGCCTTCTTTCAAATGTTATCACAATAGGAGTATCTGACAgttctgaaaacattttttgaaaaaaaaaaattaaatgagccAAAACTTTTTTGTTAGCTTCATATTTAGATATAACTTTAATTAACTGGACTGGTAATTATGCAAATGGAAGGATAGTAAAACAAACATGTATGTGTTTCTGTGTAACAGGACTAACATGCACTGAGCAGAATTTCATCACCAAATCTGGAAGCCAACGGGCTGCTTCCGAGCATGGAATCATCATTGTCGCCCCAGATACAAGCCCACGTGAGTGAAAGGGAGATtcgtacacacacaaaacacacacataaattaGACACACATTatgcctcatttatcaagctggatatgaactGATCTATTTCTGTATTGTTCATACCAGTGTATACACATGAattttggtattcatgaaaattttGTAATTTCAGAaaaactttcatatattgtacTTGTGCTCATGAGTGTGTGCAGAATTTAAGCATAAGAAGATTAACCTCGTTAATCTTTAGCTTTAAATTACCTTAAGTTAAACCTCGTTTGATCtacttcaaatcatataatttggatgtattattttttatagagaTTATAATGTCAAGATTAAATAGCTTATTTTTAAGAtttgtgcttaaaaaaaacttgGTGTGAATGATTACCCGGATTAAAtgtaggtcttttttttttcttatccttTTTCATGTCACATCATTTTCTTGTCACTTCACTAAATTCACAGCTAATTTACCTTTTCACCAATTCAGCTGCTGTTAcaatattacattaaaattgtctttttgctttttcttccACGGTTACTAGTCATCTTATGCTACAAGCCCTCTGTACATTTGAACTTTTAtagagttttgtgggcgtcagtAAATGCAGATGAGTTGTGTAGGGAACGCTCTTTGCACTTTACGGGCGATGACATACACAAGCGAGTACAAAAAACATCAGCGTTTCCAAAACATTTGtaaatccaatagaaatgttttaattcAATTTCCTTGTACTGATATTTCTACACATCTTTGCCTAGTGTTTGTTTAATTGAGGCCCATTGTCCTGTTAGGCGGCTGCAATATTGAAGGAGAAGACGAAAGCTGGGATTTTGGAACAGGAGCTGGTTTCTATGTTGATGCTACACAGGAGCCATGGAAGACCAACTATCGCATGTACTCTTATGTCACTGAAGAGGTGGGTACAAAAAACATCCATTCTCTAGCTTGCTAGCATTAGTATGTGACTGATCTGTCTTCATTAACTAATGAGCTTGCTCTGTACAACTGTTGTAAACTGATATAAACATTTGGCCTCCACTGTATGTGCAAAATAACCTCTCTATCTCTGTTTCTCTTACTCAGCTACCACGTTTAATAAACTCTAATTTCCCTGTTGATCCGGAGAAGATGTCCATCTCGGGGCATTCTATGGGTGGCCATGGTGCTCTCATCTGTGCACTGAAGAATCCTGGGAAATACAAGGTGGGAATTTAGCATATCAGCAGTGTTTATGTTGCAacaatatacagtgcatccggaaagtagtcacagcgcttcactttttccacattttattatgttacagccttatgtgacaacgtgaaagaagtttgtttgaaatctttgcaaatttattaaaaataaaaaacaaaaaatcaaatgtacagaagtattcacagccttgagctcaggtgcatcctgtttccactgatcatccttgagatgtttctacaacttgattggagccCACCTGTGGTAAGTTcaattgattggacatgatttggaaaggcacacacctgtctatataaggtcccacggTTAACAATgtatgtcagagcacaaaccaagccatgaagtccaaggaattgtctgtagacctccgttACAGGATTGAGTCACAGATCGAGTCACAGATCTgaggaagggtacagaaacatttctgcagcattgaaggtcccaatgagcacactggcctccatcatccgttaatggaagaagtttggaaccaccaggattcttcctagagctggccgatcgggggagaagggccttagtcagggaggtgaccaacaacccgatggtcactctgacagagctccagcgtgtctctgtggagagaggagaaccttccagaagaacaaccatctctgcagcactccaccaatcaggcctgtatggtagagtggccagacggaagccactgaaatctctggtctgatgaaacaaatattaaactctttggcctgaatggcaagcgtcatgtctggaggaaacctggcaccactcatcacctggccaatgcCATCCCTACATTGAAGCATGGttgtggcagcatcatgctgtggggatgtttttcagcggcaggaactgggagactagtcaggattgagggaaagatgaatgcagcaatgcaTAGAGatatccttgatgaaaacctgctccagagtgctctggacctcagactggggcgaaggttcatcttccaacaggtcaacaaccctaagcacacagccaagataacaaaggagtggctacaggacaactctatgaatgtccttgagtggcccagccagagcccagacttgaccccgattgaacatctctggagagatctgaaaatggatgtgcactgacgctccccatccaacctgatagAGCTTGAGAAGTCCTggaaagaagaatgggagaaactgcccaaaaataggtgtgccaagcttgtagcatcattctcaaaaagacttgaggctgtaattggtgccaaaggtacttcaacaaagtattgagcaaaggctgtgaatactgtacatgtgtacatgtacatgtgcttttttgttttttatttttaataaatttgcaaagatttcaaacaaacttctttcatgttgtcattatggggtattgtttgtagaattttgaggaaaataatgaatttaatgaatttaatcaattttgcaataaggctgtaacataacaaaatgtggaaaaagtgaagcgctgtgaatactttccggatgcactgtaatacATGACAACAAACGAATTCCACAGATCCTGCTgtacatatacactatatggccaaaagtatgtggacacctgtccatcatAGCCAGATGTGCTTGTTGAGCAtccctttccaaaaccatgggcattaatctGGACTTGATCCTCCTTTTGCTGTTGTAATAACCGTCACCAttcagggaaggctttccattttGCAGCATGACTGTGGGAATTTGCACATTAATGAGGGcaggcactgatgttgtgtGAGGATGCCTGGGGAGAAGTCTGTATTCCAGGTCATTGTAAAGGTGTTaattggggttgaggtcagggctctgtgcaggacactcgagttcttccactccaaccttggcagaCCGTGTCTTCGTGGACCTTGCTCTGTACACAGGGACATTGCCATGCTgtaacaggtttgggccccttagttccagtgaagggaaattgtaattctacatattacaaaaacattctagacaGTTCTTCCAACTTTCTGGCACCAGTTTGGGGTAGACAACTTTGTTTGTCCACAAAGTTTtaaccatatagtgtatatttgtggacataatccaactattcaaatgTTAAGGTTATTCCTGAACATTCCACTAGGTCCAAGTTGACTGTTGTTATATGTTGATTTTGAATTATTGAGGTGCAGAAAATGGGAAAACTCAGAGTAACTCATGGATTTAACCATTTataaaaatttgtttttatagGCAGTTTCTGCATTTTCCCCAATCTGTAACCCAGTGCAGTGTGCTTGGGGACACAAGGCTTTTTCTGGCTACCTTGGACCTGAAAAATCCACCTGGGAGGTAAAGAGATCAGAAAGAACATTTGGTATATGTGAAGTGGTGTTTAATAAGATTTAACaagatttttcctctttttaaaAAGATCTTCAAACACTATTATCAGCCAGTTGGCTTCATCAAATTGTTGCACAGCATTTTGATTcatattaatgtgtgtttacTGTTCTGTGGttgttattttgtcatttaagggcctatatttttacttttatgttgGTTTCTCTATTtctggtgggttttttttttctaaacaaagGTGTTAAACTTTTGACCATTTTTACTCAATgaacacatttattcaggcagTTATACTTACTGAGCTGACAAAGGCTATGCTGCTACAAGAGTGAATAGACTCAATAACTCAAaccgttatttttttttcttttttcggaGGATGAAAGCTGGCTTATAAATCGGTTCTGTTTGTGACAgcatcttcttttaattctgTTCGACACTTTCAGCACGGCGGCCGAGACACTTAAAACTAGTTTAAAAGAGTATTTTCCCTTGTGCGACATGCTTGGTGCCCAGAAACCTTTGTAaatccagcagaaatgtttgtcATTTTGTCTTGATTTGTTAATACTGTCTGTGTTCTTCTGTGTCTGTGAAAAATATCAGGTTATTTGATTTGAGCTGAATGTTGGCTGACCTGTTGTACACATTTATTGAATTTTCATGCAATAATCTAATCTACTATGTTTTAGGCATATGATGCCACTCTATTGGCTGCCTCATACTCTGGTCCGGAATTGGACATTTTGATTGACCAGGGCCGCGAAGACCAGTTTCTGTCGGCCAGTCAGCTTCTTCCTGATAACCTGATTGCCGCCTGTTCTGAAAAGAAAATCCCTGTTGTGTTTCGACTTCAGCAGGTCAGTATTGCCCCATTTGATGACAAAGGGAACTTTGGGTGCTAGCCAGCTGCACAAAAAAATGGTAGCTCTTGTTCATCAAAGTTGCATAGAAATGACCAGGGCCACGAAGACCAGTTTCTGTCAAATGTTAAATACAAGTGTTAAAGTTTTTGTAGAGGAAAGGCTGTACTAGTAGATTTGACTTTTGCTTAAATGAGTATCATGTAGGTGTCTTTCATGTTTTTCAAATAAACCCATTGACcaagtgtttgtgtgctttgaaTCACCTTAAGGGGGCTCTAGTCTAAAGATGATTTAAGCCATTGGGTAATGTTCGACTGCACACTTGTAAGCATActtgaatgtacagtatatgtggaAGACCCTTACATTACCTGGGAAAGAGAATGTAATGtacctttaaaaatgtttcacaaACTCCAGACATGTTTGCTTatacagatgatgatgatgatgatgaaaacaTGAACAGTCAGTGCAATTTGCATACAATCGTTTTGCAATCAGACTTGACAGTATGCAGCTTTGATGAATAAGGGCTAATTGAGTGAGTCAATTTATCTTGGAAAAGCCTTCACTTTTTATGTTGTTACTATTTCTATAATTCTGGCTGTTATTGGTAAGCCCATGAGTAAAGGAAAGCACATTAGCTATACCATACTTTATTGGCACCTTTCAtgaaaagaagcaaaaatattaaattattcataTTAAGTCTAAACGTGGTTGAtgtatagttttatttgatcacttttttaaaataaaatattttggtaTCACAATTTCATACCAAACATCGCAAACTCCAAAGATCCAAAGATTTTGGATGCAGCCTTTGCTCTTCAATTCAGTCCATAGGTTTCAGGTAGGGTTCAACTCCAGAGACTAAAATGACCATTGCAATGATTTTGTGTCCCTGTAACTACATTTGTGTTAATTGTTTTGGGTATTTAACTATGTATATCCTAAATCTGAACTTCCCGGCAGAGGAACCAAATTTTAAgctaaaatatttttgaagCCATCAATTTTCACATGAGCCCCTGAACCACCAActgcaaaacagccccaaaatagCCGttatccacctccatattttaCAGTGGGTTTGGGGGCTATACCTTTTATGTAGCCTATTTCCCCGCTTAATTTCTCATCAGGTTACAAACCATTACAGTTTTAGGCATGATGGGCctcatttttaaatcttttaataaagttctatgtgcatgtttgtgtaagacataacaaataatacatttctgccagatttacaaaagttttaggTATGCATCCATAAATTACCAGGATGTAGCacagcacagctgatttacatttgaTCATGtgcacaaaactccataaaatacAAAGCTCACAGCATTAAATAACTTGGTATATGACAAAAAAGACTTCCTCAGTTGTGAAAGTTATTTTGACTAATGTCAATGGCAATAAAAGTATATAATCTTACTGTAACAACCCCTTGAAAAGCCCAAAATCTGGAGCTGAATTAGATGTGAATTAAGTGAGGTGAAatgaaaatggggaaaaaaaattatatctacTGTAGCCAAGTGTTTGTGGAcaccaagcacatcacacaggaAAACAGATTTCTGTTATTCTTTTTCTCCCCAAAGCAAAGTATCAGGCATAATGCCCCAATGCACCCTCCCTGGTGCTGTGTTGGGAAAAACAGGAAGGCATAGGAATGTCAAAGGGAGCCAGTTGATGGCACAATAAGGACTATATGACACATTGCAGTTTTAGAGATACAAGATTGGTAACTTATCCAGGTAGATTGTCTGGTAGATGTTCAGCAATAGTACACTCAGCTGATCACACCTCCCTTTTCAGGCCTTTGCAGTCCTGACCGGTGAGGTTTCCTTACCACACAGTGATGTTGCCTGTCACGATGCTTTTCATAGTTTGCTTGTAGAAGTAGGTGAGGCGGCGAGACAGAAATCTGAACTTCCTCATtctgcgaaaaaaaaa contains these protein-coding regions:
- the esd gene encoding S-formylglutathione hydrolase — translated: MALTQVSSNKCCGGYQKVFEHDSSELKCKMKFAIYLPPKAESGKCPVLYWLSGLTCTEQNFITKSGSQRAASEHGIIIVAPDTSPRGCNIEGEDESWDFGTGAGFYVDATQEPWKTNYRMYSYVTEELPRLINSNFPVDPEKMSISGHSMGGHGALICALKNPGKYKAVSAFSPICNPVQCAWGHKAFSGYLGPEKSTWEAYDATLLAASYSGPELDILIDQGREDQFLSASQLLPDNLIAACSEKKIPVVFRLQQGYDHSYFFVFSFIDDHIKHHAKYLNA